ACCACATCTTTCATGTCCGAGTACAACTAACAAAGGTACTTTAAGTTCTTCAACGGCATATTCGATGCTACCTGCGATCGCATCATCCACAATATTTCCCGCCACCCGAATCACAAACAAATCGCCCAATCCTTGATCGAAAATAATTTCTGGAGGAACTCGTGAATCAGCACAACCAAGAATAATTGCAAAAGGATGTTGACCTTTTGCTAATGCCACCATTCTTTGACCTGTTTGATGGGGATGAAAAGCTTTGCGATCGATATAACGTTGATTTCCTACTTTTAATAATTCCCAAGCTCGATCGGCTGTAATATTTTCATCAATTGTTGATTCTACTTCTCTGGAAGCAGGTAACAACTTTATCCCAATAGCCGTCGCCGTTACTAATCCCCCAATTCCAGCTAATTTTAGTAAGCTACGTCTATTAACTCGTGGATAATCTTCATTATTACTCATTAGTATAATTCCCCATTATTATTTAATTTAATTAGGTGGTAATTCTAAAGGAATTGCCCCCATTAAACCCTTACGAAAATCATTTAAAAGTTGTCTTGCCGTCCGTTCCACATCCCCTTGATTACGTTCTTTTGCCAATGCAACTAAATAATCCTCACCTGTACCTTCTCTAGCATCTAAACCGTAACGAGATTGCAAAGGAGAACTGGGTAAAAAATTACCGTGTACATCTCCTAAATAATTCAACAATTCAATTAATTCAGCAGCAACTCTTTGATTATCGTAAGATGCTTCGCCAATATCTTCACAAATAGCTAATTTAATTGCTGCTTCCTGATCGTTTAACTTACCAGGAATTACTCCAGGGGCATCTAGTAACTCAATTTCTTTAGAAATTCTTACCCAACGTAACTGTTTAGTCACACCGGGACGACGGGCACTTTCTACTACTCTTTTATTCAACAAGCGATTGATTAAAGCAGATTTTCCCACATTGGGAAAACCGATGACAACGGCGCGAACAGGACGGGGAAGCATTCCGCGATCGCGCCGCCTCTTATTCATCTCCACCCCCGCCGCTTGCGCCGCTTGCGTCACTGCTTGAATACCCTTACCATGTTGGGCATCAGTGAAATAAGCAGTTTCCCCCTGCGACTCAAACCAATTTTCCCAAAGTTGACGCACTTGGGACGGAATCATATCCATTCGATTAAGTACCAACACCCTCGCCTTACTCCCCACCCATTCGGTAACTTGTGGGTGTTGAGTCGCTAAAGGAATCCGCGCATCCCGCACTTCCAGTACTACATCTACCAGCTTTAGCTGTTCTCTGAGTGCCTTCTCAGCTTTAGCAATATGTCCGGGATACCATTGAATTGCAGGAGTAGTCATGAGGGAATAGGGAATGGGGAATGGGGACTGGGGAATGGGGACTGGGGACTGGGGAGATGGGGAGAATTCCAAATCTATATCAAAAACTCTCCCTATCTCTTCTTCCCAGTCCCCCGATTAAGGAACAATTAAAACAGGGCAAGGAGAAAGATTAATTACCCGATAGGTGATACTTTCGGTAGCACCTTCTTCGGTTAATCCTAGCCCTCGACTACCCATAACAATCAAATTTGCGTTAATTTCATCAGCCACATCACAGATCGTAAAAGCTGCTTTGCCTTCACGTTCGATGACATCTGCGGTGATTCCTTGTTTAGCAAACAGACTTTGGGCAGTTTTCAATAATTCTGCCACTGCTTCGGGTGAAGTCATGGTATCTGAATTGTCTGACTCTCCTTCAGCAGGTTCTACTACCGATAATAAAACGAGGCGACTACCGTATTTTTGCACGATGTTAGTCACGACATCAGCCGCTTCGCGGGCTTCCCGACTTTGATCCACTGGAAACAAAACTGTCTTAAACATTTAACGTACCTGGTGATCCCTCACTCCGGTAAAATGTGGACTGCGTAGACAGAACGGACGACCAATAATGGCACGCTGATTTCGTAAAAAAAGCATTTAGGAGGTTATTTCGGTGTCCAAGAAAACTGTAGCAGATCTCACGTCCTCAGATTTATCTGGTAAAAGAGTCCTGGTAAGGGCTGACTTCAACGTTCCTGTAGATGGCGGTAACATCACCGACGACACCCGTATCCGGGCTGCTTTGCCAACTAT
The nucleotide sequence above comes from Phormidium ambiguum IAM M-71. Encoded proteins:
- a CDS encoding carbonic anhydrase; the protein is MSNNEDYPRVNRRSLLKLAGIGGLVTATAIGIKLLPASREVESTIDENITADRAWELLKVGNQRYIDRKAFHPHQTGQRMVALAKGQHPFAIILGCADSRVPPEIIFDQGLGDLFVIRVAGNIVDDAIAGSIEYAVEELKVPLLVVLGHERCGAVTAAVKGGEVPGHISSLVNAIKPAVKSVQGLPGDIVENSVKANIKIVVSKLKSTQPIVSELVKSNKIKIVGGRYDLDTGKVDLIA
- the ylqF gene encoding ribosome biogenesis GTPase YlqF, coding for MTTPAIQWYPGHIAKAEKALREQLKLVDVVLEVRDARIPLATQHPQVTEWVGSKARVLVLNRMDMIPSQVRQLWENWFESQGETAYFTDAQHGKGIQAVTQAAQAAGVEMNKRRRDRGMLPRPVRAVVIGFPNVGKSALINRLLNKRVVESARRPGVTKQLRWVRISKEIELLDAPGVIPGKLNDQEAAIKLAICEDIGEASYDNQRVAAELIELLNYLGDVHGNFLPSSPLQSRYGLDAREGTGEDYLVALAKERNQGDVERTARQLLNDFRKGLMGAIPLELPPN
- a CDS encoding universal stress protein — encoded protein: MFKTVLFPVDQSREAREAADVVTNIVQKYGSRLVLLSVVEPAEGESDNSDTMTSPEAVAELLKTAQSLFAKQGITADVIEREGKAAFTICDVADEINANLIVMGSRGLGLTEEGATESITYRVINLSPCPVLIVP